One stretch of Diabrotica undecimpunctata isolate CICGRU chromosome 5, icDiaUnde3, whole genome shotgun sequence DNA includes these proteins:
- the LOC140440875 gene encoding uncharacterized protein, with protein sequence MLKSLYTSIFYLIVIELAISKAVPQSDLKDLSDLLQVLRENCVRKAKIPNSVVKNIENGIFDDNDPSSKTYVACNWLDSTVIDEEGNLNVDLLNQLCPPSKKPQLPNLVIRCHKAQPKSQPVADIIYGMAKCIYPEDTLLFKMI encoded by the exons ATGTTAAAGTCCTTATATAcaagtatattttatttaatagttatTGAATTAGCAATATCAAAAGCTGTTCCACAATCG GATCTGAAAGATTTATCAGACTTGTTACAAGTGCTAAGGGAAAATTGTGTAAGAAAAGCTAAAATTCCAAATAGCgtagtaaaaaatattgaaaatggaATATTTGACGACAACGATCCTAGTTCAAAA ACTTATGTGGCGTGCAACTGGTTAGACTCGACAGtg ATAGATGAGGAAGGAAATTTAAATGTGGATTTACTTAATCAGCTTTGTCCGCCATCCAAGAAACCCCAATTGCCGAATTTGGTTATAAGGTGTCATAAAGCACAACCAA aaaGTCAACCTGTCGCAGATATTATATACGGAATGGCAAAATGTATATATCCTGAAGACACACTA tTATTTAAAATGATATAA